Proteins encoded in a region of the Suncus etruscus isolate mSunEtr1 chromosome 1, mSunEtr1.pri.cur, whole genome shotgun sequence genome:
- the ZNHIT3 gene encoding zinc finger HIT domain-containing protein 3 yields the protein MASLKSSTAVCVVCLEKPKYRCPSCRMPYCSVPCFGEHKEKCNSKACPTERKIRPAVPAIIRKPGGSEDDSDDSIADFLNSDEEEDRVSLQSLKNLEESAALKTLLQNPHLRQLMVSLDQADNKAELMKACMQEPLFVEFADCCLRVVEPSRGEDL from the exons ATGGCATCGCTCAAGAGCAGCACTGCCGTCTGCGTGGTCTGCCTGGAGAAACCCAAATACCGCTGTCCGAGCTGCCGCATGCCCTA CTGCTCCGTGCCCTGCTTCGGGGAGCACAAGG AGAAATGCAACTCTAAAGCCTGTCCCACAGAGAGGAAAATCAGACCAGCTGTTCCTGCAATAATAAGAAAGCCAGGGGGAAGTGAAG ATGACAGTGACGATTCTATAGCtgattttctcaatagtgatgaggaaGAGGACagagtttctttgcagagtttaaAAAATTTAG AGGAGTCTGCAGCATTAAAGACCTTACTACAGAATCCACACCTCAGACAGCTCATGGTCAGCCTGGATCAGGCAGACAACAAGGCGGAGCTCATGAAAGCCTGCATGCAGGAGCCCTTGTTTGTGGAGTTCGCAGACTGCTGCCTGAGGGTGGTGGAGCCGTCCAGGGGTGAAGATCTGTGA